The following are from one region of the Rhodoligotrophos defluvii genome:
- a CDS encoding glutamine synthetase family protein — MASDNFEEWLRSRKIDEVECLVPDMSGTARGKILPATKFIKGSADRGLRVPEEIFSLTVTGRYVWETEAFNDAAIDMYLKPDMSTLRLVPWYSEPTAEVICDCFYLDDQPVEMAPRFVLKRVLGLYRERGWKPVVAPELEFYLVKRNLDPDYPLEPPVGRSGRQEAFGQAYGIDAANDFDPIVEDIYDWCEAQKIDLDTLSHESGPAQLEMNFNHGDPLLLADQVFLFKRTVRQAALKHEMYATFMAKPHEKEPGSSMHLHQSVVDVKTGRNLFADESGEPTELLLHHIGGLQRYLGAAMPFCAPNVNSYRRLVPDSDAPTNVHWGRDNRTVSFRVPTSDAANMRVENRVPGADANPYLAIAASLACGYLGMVEELEPTPPVEGSAYRYAHTLPLHLEEALSKLNYTKPLKQVFGERFVEAFQDVKEYEMQQYRTVISSWEREFLLLNV; from the coding sequence ATGGCTTCCGACAATTTCGAAGAATGGCTTCGTTCGCGTAAGATCGACGAGGTTGAATGTCTCGTGCCGGACATGTCCGGCACGGCGCGTGGCAAGATCCTCCCGGCCACCAAGTTCATCAAGGGCTCGGCCGACCGCGGCCTGAGAGTGCCCGAGGAAATCTTCAGCCTCACCGTCACCGGCCGCTACGTCTGGGAAACCGAGGCATTCAACGATGCCGCCATCGACATGTACCTCAAGCCCGACATGTCGACCCTGCGGCTCGTGCCCTGGTACAGCGAGCCTACCGCCGAGGTGATCTGCGACTGTTTCTATCTCGATGATCAGCCGGTGGAGATGGCGCCCCGCTTCGTGCTCAAGCGCGTGCTGGGGCTCTATCGCGAGCGGGGCTGGAAACCGGTGGTGGCGCCCGAGCTCGAATTCTACCTGGTCAAGCGCAATCTCGACCCGGACTACCCGCTCGAGCCGCCAGTCGGCCGCTCGGGCCGCCAGGAGGCGTTCGGCCAGGCCTATGGCATCGACGCCGCCAACGACTTCGACCCGATCGTGGAGGATATCTACGACTGGTGCGAGGCGCAGAAGATCGACCTCGACACCCTGAGCCACGAGAGCGGGCCCGCGCAGCTCGAAATGAACTTCAACCACGGTGATCCGCTGCTTTTGGCCGACCAGGTGTTCCTGTTCAAGCGCACCGTGCGCCAGGCGGCGCTGAAACACGAGATGTATGCCACGTTCATGGCCAAGCCCCATGAGAAGGAGCCCGGTTCGTCCATGCATCTCCACCAGTCGGTGGTGGATGTGAAGACCGGCCGGAACCTGTTTGCCGACGAGAGCGGCGAGCCCACGGAGCTCCTGCTGCACCATATCGGCGGCCTGCAGCGCTATCTCGGTGCGGCCATGCCGTTCTGCGCCCCCAATGTGAACTCTTACCGGCGGCTGGTGCCCGATTCGGATGCGCCGACCAATGTCCACTGGGGGCGCGACAACCGCACCGTCAGCTTCCGGGTGCCCACATCGGACGCGGCCAACATGCGGGTCGAGAACCGGGTGCCAGGCGCGGATGCCAACCCCTATCTCGCCATCGCCGCGTCCCTCGCCTGCGGCTATCTCGGCATGGTCGAGGAGCTCGAGCCGACGCCGCCGGTGGAAGGCAGCGCCTATCGCTATGCCCACACCCTGCCTCTGCACCTGGAAGAGGCCCTGTCCAAGCTGAACTACACCAAGCCCCTGAAGCAGGTGTTCGGCGAACGCTTCGTCGAGGCCTTCCAGGATGTGAAGGAATACGAGATGCAGCAATACCGCACCGTCATCTCGTCCTGGGAGCGCGAGTTCCTGCTGCTCAACGTGTAA
- a CDS encoding glutamine synthetase family protein, producing MLKQRAGATEAELFLDAHPEIAAVDMLLPDMNGILRGKQLARDYLGKLYNSDGVRMPGSIYLLDSTGQNVTAYAYGTRDGDPDYLCHAVPGTLACVPWSKRPAAQVLASMYENDGAPFFADPRHVLAAVVGRLAELRLKPVVAIEYEFYLLDGEAAARGEIRPAKPTTPAYPTRQTNVGGMEDLADFEPVLADIHVACEAQSLPAETVVSEYAAGQFEINLHYCADALTACDQAILLERCIKQVARKHGIVATFMAKPFAEQAGSGLHVHVSLLDEAGRNVFGGPLDKRIKRPVSETMRHAIGGLIAAMPESMALFAPNANSYRRLRPGTYAPTRANWGGNNRTVSIRLPGHDDASARIEHRVAGADANPYLVTAAVLAGIHHGITHRLEPPPPVVGDAYAQEAPEMPVRWSRALDVFQQGRIIRSYLGDRYADAFATARRFECDNYHYQIQPLDYQWYLRNA from the coding sequence ATGCTGAAGCAGAGAGCCGGCGCAACCGAGGCAGAATTGTTCCTCGATGCGCATCCGGAGATTGCAGCTGTCGACATGCTGCTGCCCGACATGAACGGGATTCTCCGCGGCAAGCAGCTGGCCCGGGATTATCTGGGCAAGTTGTACAACAGCGATGGCGTGCGCATGCCCGGCTCGATTTATCTGCTCGATTCGACCGGGCAGAACGTGACGGCTTACGCCTATGGCACTCGCGACGGCGACCCCGACTATCTCTGCCATGCGGTGCCCGGCACCCTGGCCTGCGTGCCGTGGAGCAAGCGCCCTGCCGCCCAGGTGCTTGCTTCCATGTATGAGAATGATGGCGCGCCGTTCTTTGCCGATCCGCGCCATGTGCTGGCCGCCGTCGTCGGCCGCTTGGCCGAGTTGCGGCTGAAGCCGGTGGTGGCGATCGAGTATGAGTTCTACCTCCTCGATGGCGAAGCGGCCGCGCGGGGCGAGATCAGGCCGGCCAAGCCCACCACGCCTGCCTATCCGACGCGCCAGACCAATGTCGGCGGGATGGAGGACCTGGCCGATTTCGAGCCCGTGCTGGCCGACATTCATGTGGCCTGCGAAGCACAGTCGCTGCCGGCGGAGACCGTGGTCTCCGAATATGCGGCCGGCCAGTTCGAGATCAATCTGCACTACTGTGCCGATGCGCTCACCGCGTGCGACCAGGCCATCTTGCTCGAGCGCTGCATCAAGCAGGTGGCGCGCAAGCATGGGATCGTGGCCACCTTCATGGCCAAGCCATTCGCCGAGCAGGCAGGGTCCGGACTGCACGTCCATGTCAGCCTGCTGGACGAGGCCGGGCGCAATGTGTTCGGCGGACCGCTCGACAAGCGGATCAAGCGGCCGGTCAGCGAGACCATGCGGCATGCCATTGGCGGGCTGATCGCGGCCATGCCGGAGTCGATGGCGCTGTTTGCGCCCAACGCCAATTCGTATCGCCGGCTCCGGCCAGGCACCTATGCGCCCACTCGGGCCAATTGGGGCGGCAATAACCGCACCGTCTCGATCAGGCTGCCCGGCCATGATGACGCCTCTGCCAGGATCGAGCACCGGGTTGCGGGCGCGGATGCCAATCCTTATCTGGTAACAGCGGCCGTGCTGGCCGGGATCCACCACGGCATCACCCATCGGCTGGAGCCGCCGCCACCGGTGGTGGGCGATGCCTATGCGCAAGAGGCGCCGGAGATGCCGGTGCGCTGGTCGCGCGCTCTCGATGTCTTCCAGCAAGGCCGCATCATCCGCTCGTATCTCGGCGACCGCTATGCGGACGCCTTTGCCACGGCTCGCCGCTTCGAATGCGACAACTATCACTACCAGATCCAGCCGCTCGACTATCAGTGGTATCTGAGGAACGCGTGA
- a CDS encoding NAD(P)/FAD-dependent oxidoreductase, with protein MTRGRDAERLAAGGRQPLTYYHATANAHKLRPRLQGEHTADVCVIGAGFTGLSAAYELARHGFRVILLEGQTIGWGASGRNGGQICTGFSSGMGKVEAQLGRADAERCFRIAEEGKVMIASNIAEHGIACDLQWGYLHVAPKPSAVDDLKQMQEELASYGYTHTSVLDRDALMARVATTAYHGALREAHAGHFHPLNYCLGLADACEECGVEIYEQSQAVRVEGGRAPRVTTAEGSVSAHFVVAAGGAYLEGVLPGLRRRVMPVGSFVVTTEPLPDELAYSLIRDDEAVADTNFVLDYFRLTADRRLLFGGRCTYSGLIPENVEPWMRPRLKRVFPQLADVPFSHRWGGYIGITMNRMPDLGRLDQTIYYAQGFSGQGVVVGTVCGRLMAEAIAGQAGRFDLLARIRHQPFPGGPMRTPLLVLAMLWYRMRDALG; from the coding sequence GTGACGCGTGGTCGCGATGCAGAGCGGCTTGCGGCCGGCGGCAGGCAGCCGCTGACCTATTACCACGCCACCGCCAATGCCCATAAGCTGCGCCCGCGGCTCCAAGGAGAGCACACCGCGGATGTCTGCGTGATTGGCGCTGGTTTCACCGGCCTCTCTGCCGCCTATGAGCTCGCCCGGCACGGCTTCCGGGTCATTCTGCTGGAAGGGCAGACCATCGGCTGGGGCGCTTCCGGCCGCAATGGCGGGCAGATCTGCACCGGGTTTTCCAGCGGCATGGGCAAGGTCGAGGCGCAGCTCGGCCGGGCAGATGCGGAGCGCTGCTTCCGCATCGCCGAGGAAGGCAAGGTGATGATTGCCTCCAACATTGCGGAGCATGGCATCGCTTGCGATCTGCAATGGGGCTACCTGCACGTGGCACCCAAGCCTTCCGCCGTGGATGACCTCAAGCAAATGCAGGAGGAGCTGGCGTCCTACGGCTATACCCACACCAGCGTGCTCGACCGGGACGCGCTGATGGCGCGCGTGGCGACAACAGCCTATCACGGCGCCCTGCGGGAGGCCCATGCCGGCCATTTCCACCCGCTGAATTATTGCTTGGGGCTGGCGGATGCTTGCGAGGAATGCGGCGTGGAGATCTACGAGCAATCGCAGGCGGTGCGCGTGGAGGGCGGACGGGCGCCGCGGGTGACCACCGCTGAGGGAAGTGTCAGCGCCCACTTCGTGGTGGCGGCTGGCGGGGCCTATCTCGAAGGCGTGCTGCCGGGCCTGCGCCGGCGGGTGATGCCGGTGGGCAGCTTCGTCGTCACCACCGAGCCGCTGCCGGACGAGCTCGCCTACAGTCTGATCCGCGACGACGAGGCGGTGGCGGACACGAATTTCGTTTTGGACTATTTCCGGCTCACGGCCGACCGGCGCCTGCTGTTCGGCGGCCGCTGCACCTATTCCGGGCTTATCCCCGAAAATGTGGAGCCGTGGATGCGGCCTCGGCTCAAGCGCGTCTTCCCGCAGCTTGCGGATGTGCCGTTCAGCCATCGCTGGGGCGGCTATATCGGCATCACCATGAACCGCATGCCCGACCTCGGCCGGCTCGACCAGACCATTTATTATGCGCAAGGTTTCTCGGGCCAGGGCGTGGTGGTGGGCACGGTGTGTGGGCGGCTCATGGCGGAAGCGATCGCCGGACAGGCCGGCCGCTTCGATTTGCTGGCGCGCATCCGGCACCAGCCCTTCCCCGGCGGCCCCATGCGCACGCCGCTCCTGGTTTTGGCCATGCTGTGGTACCGCATGCGCGATGCGCTGGGTTGA
- a CDS encoding thiamine pyrophosphate-dependent enzyme encodes MRAADVIVEALRQHGVERVFCVPGESYLSLLDALVDAPEIATIPCRHESGAGFMAVAEAKLTGKPGVFMVSRGPGATNGSIALHVAEQDAVPVICFIGQVSREERTRGAFQEVDYGKFFGPIAKGVWEVSDGERLPEALARAFHLAANGTPGPVVIALPEDMLGDEVHTALPSPFPLARSAPALDQVGAVAKRLAAAERPLLIVGGAVKTPAGTAALAALAERHQVPVATTWKNQEAFDNNSRLFAGHLGFGVPAAFKEQLSRADLIIAIGTRLGDVGTLNYQLPQAPEPRQPLIHVYPDPAVIGRVFRTELGIVADPVMFLQALAACPATVPAGREAWVADIARFIEGYSAFSPRNVDDGVDFGAVVHALSRQAAEDAILITDSGNFSSWLHRHWKLTPKNTLLGAIAGAMGFGVPAGVAASLIAPGRQVIVLVGDGGTLMTGQELATAIAIGCAPKLFISDNGSYGTIRTHQEREFPRRVSGTELVSPDFAAWARSFGAKAITIDKGDDIAAKVREALDATTPVVVHVKSSLESISAYTTLSALRGGR; translated from the coding sequence ATGCGTGCCGCGGATGTGATCGTTGAAGCCTTGAGGCAGCACGGTGTCGAGCGCGTGTTCTGCGTGCCCGGCGAGAGCTATCTGAGCCTGCTCGATGCGCTGGTGGACGCGCCCGAGATCGCCACCATCCCGTGCCGGCATGAATCGGGCGCCGGCTTCATGGCCGTGGCCGAGGCGAAGCTCACGGGCAAGCCGGGCGTATTCATGGTGAGCCGCGGACCCGGCGCCACCAACGGCTCCATCGCCCTGCACGTGGCGGAGCAGGATGCGGTGCCGGTGATCTGCTTCATCGGCCAGGTCTCCCGCGAAGAGCGCACCCGCGGCGCGTTCCAGGAGGTCGACTACGGCAAGTTCTTCGGCCCGATCGCCAAGGGCGTATGGGAAGTCTCGGATGGGGAGCGCCTGCCGGAGGCACTGGCGCGCGCCTTTCATCTCGCGGCGAATGGCACGCCCGGTCCGGTGGTGATCGCCCTGCCCGAGGACATGCTCGGGGACGAGGTGCACACGGCGCTCCCCTCGCCTTTCCCGCTGGCGCGCTCGGCGCCGGCGCTCGACCAGGTGGGGGCCGTGGCCAAGCGGCTGGCCGCGGCGGAGCGGCCGCTGCTGATTGTAGGCGGTGCCGTCAAGACGCCGGCGGGCACGGCGGCCCTGGCCGCGCTCGCGGAGCGGCACCAGGTGCCGGTGGCGACCACCTGGAAGAACCAGGAGGCGTTCGATAACAATTCCCGGCTGTTTGCCGGCCATCTCGGCTTCGGCGTGCCGGCCGCTTTCAAGGAGCAGCTGTCCAGGGCCGACCTGATCATCGCGATCGGCACCCGGCTCGGTGATGTCGGCACGCTGAACTACCAGCTGCCGCAGGCGCCGGAACCGCGCCAGCCGCTGATCCACGTTTATCCCGACCCTGCCGTCATCGGGCGGGTGTTCCGCACCGAGCTCGGCATCGTTGCCGATCCCGTGATGTTCCTCCAGGCGCTTGCCGCCTGTCCCGCCACGGTACCTGCCGGGCGGGAAGCTTGGGTTGCCGATATCGCGCGCTTCATCGAGGGCTATTCCGCCTTTTCGCCGCGCAACGTGGATGACGGGGTCGATTTCGGCGCCGTGGTTCATGCGCTCAGCCGGCAGGCGGCGGAGGATGCGATCCTCATCACCGACAGCGGTAATTTCTCGAGCTGGCTGCACCGTCACTGGAAGCTGACGCCGAAGAACACCCTGCTCGGCGCCATAGCCGGGGCCATGGGGTTCGGCGTGCCGGCCGGCGTGGCGGCCAGCCTGATCGCGCCGGGACGGCAGGTGATCGTGCTGGTGGGGGATGGCGGCACCTTGATGACCGGCCAGGAGCTGGCAACGGCGATTGCCATCGGCTGCGCGCCGAAGCTGTTCATCTCCGACAATGGCAGCTATGGCACGATCCGCACCCATCAGGAGCGGGAATTCCCGCGGCGCGTGTCCGGCACCGAGCTCGTCAGCCCGGATTTCGCGGCCTGGGCCCGGTCGTTCGGCGCCAAGGCGATCACCATCGATAAGGGCGATGACATCGCGGCCAAGGTGCGCGAGGCGCTGGATGCCACCACCCCGGTGGTGGTGCATGTGAAATCGAGCCTGGAGTCGATCTCGGCCTATACCACCCTGAGCGCGCTGCGCGGCGGGCGGTGA
- the speB gene encoding agmatinase yields MTANEATRPPGDEAFRRRDLRGTNIEPSYSGARSFMRRKYTRDLTGVDIAVTGVPFDQAVTNRPGTRFAPEAIRRASVQHAWGPVWPWMFDPFDTLAVIDYGDCWFDWGTQGEITATIEQHARTILEGGAEMLTLGGDHYVSYPLLKAHAAKHGPVALVQFDAHRDVEPDPGGRIDHGTMFGYAIRDGLIDPARSVQLGIRTTYHGERNHGIRVIYADEVHHASAVEIAEMITNVVGAGPAYLSFDIDFLDPAFAPGTGTPVPGGLSSYQALAILRKLTPVNFVGADIVEVSPPFDTSEITANAAAMIALEYLCLKAYQKGARGMPVGD; encoded by the coding sequence ATGACCGCCAACGAGGCGACCCGCCCGCCGGGCGACGAGGCCTTCCGCAGGAGAGACCTGCGCGGCACCAATATCGAGCCGTCCTATTCCGGCGCGCGCTCGTTCATGCGGCGCAAATACACCCGCGACCTCACGGGCGTCGACATTGCCGTGACCGGAGTACCCTTCGACCAGGCGGTCACCAACCGGCCCGGCACCCGGTTTGCACCGGAGGCGATCCGCCGCGCCTCGGTGCAGCATGCCTGGGGCCCGGTGTGGCCATGGATGTTCGACCCGTTCGACACCCTGGCGGTGATCGACTACGGCGACTGTTGGTTCGACTGGGGAACCCAAGGCGAGATCACCGCCACGATCGAGCAGCATGCCCGCACCATCCTGGAGGGCGGCGCGGAGATGCTCACCTTGGGCGGTGATCACTATGTCAGCTATCCCCTGCTCAAGGCGCATGCAGCGAAGCACGGGCCTGTGGCTCTCGTGCAGTTCGATGCCCATCGCGACGTCGAGCCCGACCCGGGCGGCCGTATCGATCACGGCACCATGTTCGGCTATGCCATACGCGACGGCCTGATCGATCCCGCCCGCTCGGTGCAGCTGGGTATCCGCACCACCTATCACGGCGAGCGCAACCACGGCATCCGCGTCATCTATGCCGACGAGGTGCACCATGCCTCGGCGGTGGAGATTGCCGAGATGATCACCAATGTGGTGGGTGCAGGGCCCGCCTATCTGAGCTTCGACATCGATTTCCTGGACCCCGCCTTCGCCCCGGGCACCGGCACCCCGGTACCGGGTGGCCTGTCGAGCTATCAGGCCCTGGCGATCCTGCGTAAACTCACCCCGGTCAATTTCGTCGGTGCGGATATCGTGGAAGTCTCGCCGCCTTTCGACACGTCCGAGATCACCGCCAATGCCGCCGCGATGATCGCGCTGGAATATCTCTGCTTGAAGGCCTACCAGAAGGGCGCCCGCGGCATGCCCGTCGGTGACTGA